In Phaseolus vulgaris cultivar G19833 chromosome 10, P. vulgaris v2.0, whole genome shotgun sequence, a single genomic region encodes these proteins:
- the LOC137819329 gene encoding axial regulator YABBY 1 produces the protein MSSSSTSFSPDQHLSPSDQLCYVHCNFCDTVLAVSVPCSSLFKTVTVRCGHCTNLLSVNMRGLLLPSANQIHLGHTFFTPQNLLEEIRNAPSTNMVMNQMPNPNDLVMRTMRGGPEETPKPPSANRPPEKRQRVPSAYNRFIKDEIQRIKAGNPDISHREAFSAAAKNWAHFPHIHFGLMPDHQPVKKANVRQEAEDVLIKDGFFAPANVGVSPF, from the exons atgTCCTCCTCATCCACTTCCTTTTCACCGGACCAACACCTCTCTCCCTCCGACCAGCTCTGCTATGTCCATTGCAATTTCTGTGACACTGTCCTCGCG GTGAGTGTTCCTTGCTCCAGTTTGTTTAAGACTGTCACTGTGAGATGTGGTCATTGCACCAACCTTCTCTCAGTCAACATGCGTGGCCTGCTTCTTCCTTCAGCTAATCAGATTCACCTGGGCCACACCTTTTTCACTCCTCAAAATCTTCTG GAGGAGATTCGTAATGCACCTTCAACAAACATGGTGATGAATCAGATGCCAAACCCTAATGATTTGGTCATGCGCACCATGCGAGGAGGGCCAGAAGAAACCCCTAAGCCTCCATCTGCTAATAGAC CTCCAGAAAAGAGACAGAGAGTTCCATCTGCTTACAATCGCTTCATCAA GGATGAGATCCAACGTATCAAAGCTGGGAACCCTGATATAAGTCACAGAGAGGCCTTCAGTGCAGCTGCAAAGAAT TGGGCCCATTTTCCACACATTCATTTCGGACTTATGCCTGATCATCAACCCGTGAAGAAAGCTAATGTTCGTCAG GAAGCAGAGGATGTTCTTATCAAAGATGGGTTTTTCGCACCAGCTAATGTAGGTGTCTCTCCCTTCTAG